Proteins encoded together in one Streptomyces sp. NA04227 window:
- a CDS encoding glutamate-cysteine ligase family protein — protein sequence MGEKVEAEVRGLADRRQYRRKLHMCLAGLERLLDEERFDRPRNLMGLEIELNLVGSDGLPRMRNAQVLERIASTDFQTELGMFNLEVNIAPHRLTGRVLDRLAEELRTGLAYADRKAGEVSAGIVMIGILPTLDQEDLVSANLSAGDRYTLLNDQMRAARGEDFTLDIDGVERLIGTSSSIAPEAACTSVQLHLQVTPERFPDVWNSAQALAAVQVAIGANSPFLFGRELWRESRPPLFQQSTDTRPEELRAQGVRPRTWFGERWIESAYDLFEENLRYFPPLLPICDPEDPLAVLDAGGVPKLSELVLHNGTVYRWNRPVYDVRDGRPHLRVENRVLPAGPTVTDVMANTAFYYGAIRALAEDARHLWARLPFEAAAANFETACRHGIDAELEWPRRGRHGGTVRMPAVTLVLEELLPLAAAGLDAWGVEPVDRDHYLGVIEERCRRGVNGASWQADTFHHALDSGLDRRTALAATTRRYAELMRTDAPVHTWPIGVPAPALPGR from the coding sequence ATGGGCGAGAAGGTCGAGGCGGAGGTGCGGGGGCTCGCCGACCGCCGTCAGTACCGCAGGAAGCTGCACATGTGCCTGGCGGGGCTGGAGCGGTTGCTGGACGAGGAGCGGTTCGACAGGCCCCGGAATCTCATGGGGCTGGAGATCGAGCTGAATCTGGTGGGCAGTGACGGTCTGCCGCGGATGCGTAATGCGCAAGTGCTGGAACGTATCGCTTCGACGGATTTCCAGACCGAGCTAGGAATGTTCAATCTCGAAGTGAACATCGCTCCGCACCGGCTGACCGGCCGCGTTCTCGACCGGCTCGCCGAGGAGTTGCGGACCGGGCTCGCCTATGCGGACCGCAAGGCCGGTGAAGTGTCCGCGGGGATCGTGATGATCGGCATTCTGCCGACGCTCGACCAGGAAGATCTGGTGTCCGCGAATCTTTCCGCCGGCGATCGCTACACCCTTCTCAACGATCAGATGCGCGCGGCCCGCGGCGAGGATTTCACGCTCGATATCGACGGCGTGGAACGGCTCATCGGCACCTCCTCCTCGATCGCCCCCGAAGCGGCGTGCACCTCGGTGCAGTTGCACCTGCAGGTCACCCCCGAACGGTTCCCCGACGTGTGGAACTCGGCGCAGGCACTGGCCGCCGTGCAGGTGGCCATAGGCGCCAACTCGCCGTTCCTGTTCGGCCGTGAGCTGTGGCGGGAGTCCCGGCCTCCGCTGTTCCAGCAGTCCACCGACACCCGGCCCGAGGAACTCCGCGCCCAAGGGGTGCGTCCGCGCACCTGGTTCGGCGAGCGCTGGATCGAGTCGGCGTACGACCTCTTCGAGGAGAACCTGCGGTACTTCCCGCCGCTGCTGCCGATCTGCGACCCGGAGGACCCGCTCGCCGTACTGGATGCGGGCGGCGTACCGAAGCTGTCCGAACTGGTCCTGCACAACGGCACCGTGTACCGCTGGAACCGGCCCGTCTACGACGTCCGCGACGGGCGGCCGCACCTGCGCGTGGAGAACAGAGTGCTGCCCGCCGGTCCGACCGTCACCGACGTCATGGCCAACACCGCCTTCTACTACGGCGCGATCCGTGCCCTGGCCGAGGACGCCCGGCACCTGTGGGCCCGGCTGCCGTTCGAGGCGGCCGCCGCCAACTTCGAGACGGCCTGTCGGCACGGCATCGACGCCGAGCTGGAGTGGCCGCGGCGCGGACGGCACGGCGGCACCGTACGGATGCCCGCCGTCACCCTGGTCCTGGAGGAACTGCTGCCGCTCGCCGCGGCCGGGCTCGACGCCTGGGGCGTCGAGCCCGTGGACCGGGACCACTATCTGGGCGTGATCGAGGAGCGGTGCCGCCGCGGGGTCAACGGCGCTTCCTGGCAGGCGGACACCTTCCACCACGCCCTGGACAGCGGCCTCGACCGGCGTACCGCCCTGGCGGCGACGACCCGCCGCTACGCCGAACTGATGCGCACCGACGCCCCGGTGCACACCTGGCCCATCGGCGTACCGGCGCCCGCGCTGCCGGGGCGGTGA
- a CDS encoding DUF5999 family protein: MCKHQPACPSAESADREAALPVAHHPEQGWSLLCNGVLLFEDTGELLPNGQIIAPHRPLAAGRVVRAA, translated from the coding sequence ATGTGCAAGCACCAGCCAGCCTGCCCGTCCGCAGAATCCGCCGACCGGGAGGCCGCACTCCCGGTGGCGCATCACCCGGAACAGGGCTGGAGCCTGCTGTGCAACGGCGTGCTGCTGTTCGAGGACACCGGTGAGCTGCTGCCCAACGGGCAGATCATCGCCCCGCACCGGCCGCTGGCCGCAGGGCGGGTCGTCCGGGCGGCCTGA
- the gcvP gene encoding aminomethyl-transferring glycine dehydrogenase: MTRIPLTRLEQGTPFEKRHIGPDSEACAKMLAQVGYGSLDELTAAAVPDVIKSAEALALPGARTEPEVIAELRTLADRNQVLGSMIGLGYYGTFTPPVVLRNVMENPAWYTAYTPYQPEISQGRLEALLNFQTMVADLTGLPTSGASLLDEGTAAAEAMALARRVGKVKNGLFLVDAEVLPQTIAVLETRAEPTGVEVLVADLSEGLPAEAVERGISGVLLQYPGASGVVRDIKPLIEQAQEAGAVVTVCADLLALTLLKSPGELGADIAVGTTQRFGVPMGFGGPHAGYMAVREKFARSLPGRLVGVSVDADGNRAYRLALQTREQHIRREKATSNICTAQVLLAVMAGMYAVYHGPEGLKAIAGRTHRYATILAAGLREGGVELVHTAYFDTLTARVPGRAEAVVAAAREGGVNLRQVDADHVSMACDETTNRAQLAAVWQAFGVPADLERIEALDAEAADTLPEALLRTDEYLTHPVFHEHRSETAMLRYLRRLADRDYALDRGMIPLGSCTMKLNATTEMEPVTWPEFGALHPFAPAEQAEGYLTLIRELEERLAEVTGYDKVSLQPNAGSQGELAGLLAVRAYHRANGDTRRTVCLIPSSAHGTNAASAVMAGMKVVVVKTAEDGEIDVEDLRAKIEQYRDELSVLMITYPSTHGVFEEHVADICAAVHDAGGQVYVDGANLNALVGLAKPGHFGGDVSHLNLHKTFCIPHGGGGPGVGPVGVRAHLAPYLPNHPLQPAAGPQTGVGPISAAPWGSAGILPISWSYVRLMGGEGLKRATQVAVLSANYIAKRLEPHFPVLYTGPGGLVAHECIIDLRPLTQATGVSVDDVAKRLIDYGFHAPTMSFPVAGTLMIEPTESEDLAELDRFCETMIAIRAEIEKVGTGAWPAEDNPLRNAPHTAGTLAGDWDHAYSREEAVFPSGVSAADKYWPPVRRIDQAFGDRNLVCSCPPLDAYED, encoded by the coding sequence ATGACCCGTATTCCGCTGACGCGACTCGAGCAGGGCACGCCCTTCGAAAAGCGCCACATCGGTCCCGATTCCGAAGCCTGCGCGAAGATGCTCGCCCAGGTCGGCTACGGCTCCCTCGACGAGCTCACCGCCGCCGCGGTGCCCGATGTGATCAAGAGCGCCGAGGCCCTCGCGCTGCCCGGCGCCCGCACCGAGCCCGAGGTGATCGCGGAACTGCGCACGCTGGCCGACCGCAACCAGGTCCTCGGCTCCATGATCGGACTGGGCTACTACGGCACCTTCACGCCGCCCGTGGTGCTGCGCAACGTCATGGAGAACCCCGCCTGGTACACGGCCTACACGCCGTACCAGCCGGAGATCTCGCAGGGCCGCCTGGAGGCGCTGCTCAACTTCCAGACGATGGTCGCCGACCTCACCGGGCTGCCCACCTCGGGTGCCTCGCTCCTGGACGAGGGCACCGCCGCCGCGGAGGCGATGGCCCTCGCGCGCCGGGTGGGCAAGGTCAAGAACGGTCTGTTCCTCGTCGACGCGGAGGTGCTGCCGCAGACGATCGCCGTGCTCGAGACCCGCGCGGAGCCGACCGGCGTCGAGGTCCTCGTCGCCGATCTGTCCGAGGGCCTGCCCGCCGAGGCCGTCGAGCGCGGCATCAGCGGTGTGCTGCTGCAGTACCCCGGCGCCTCCGGTGTCGTACGCGACATCAAGCCCCTGATCGAGCAGGCGCAGGAGGCCGGTGCCGTCGTCACCGTCTGCGCCGACCTGCTCGCCCTGACCCTGCTGAAGTCGCCCGGCGAGCTCGGCGCCGACATCGCGGTCGGCACCACGCAGCGCTTCGGTGTCCCGATGGGCTTCGGCGGACCGCACGCCGGTTACATGGCCGTCCGCGAGAAGTTCGCGCGCAGCCTGCCCGGACGTCTGGTCGGCGTGTCCGTGGACGCCGACGGCAACCGGGCCTACCGCCTCGCGCTCCAGACGCGTGAGCAGCACATCCGCCGTGAGAAGGCGACCAGCAACATCTGTACCGCCCAGGTGCTGCTCGCCGTGATGGCCGGTATGTACGCCGTCTACCACGGTCCCGAGGGACTGAAGGCGATCGCCGGGCGCACCCACCGCTACGCCACGATCCTGGCCGCGGGTCTGCGCGAGGGCGGCGTCGAGCTGGTGCACACCGCCTACTTCGACACCCTGACCGCGCGGGTGCCCGGCCGGGCCGAGGCCGTCGTCGCGGCGGCCCGCGAGGGCGGCGTCAACCTGCGTCAGGTGGACGCCGACCACGTCTCGATGGCCTGCGACGAGACCACCAACCGCGCGCAACTGGCCGCCGTCTGGCAGGCGTTCGGAGTCCCGGCGGACCTCGAGCGCATCGAGGCGCTGGACGCCGAGGCCGCGGACACGCTGCCCGAGGCGCTGCTGCGCACCGACGAGTACCTGACCCACCCGGTGTTCCACGAGCACCGCTCGGAGACCGCGATGCTGCGCTACCTGCGCCGCCTCGCGGACCGCGACTACGCGCTCGACCGCGGCATGATCCCGCTCGGCTCCTGCACGATGAAGCTGAACGCCACCACCGAGATGGAGCCGGTGACCTGGCCGGAGTTCGGCGCGCTGCACCCCTTCGCGCCCGCCGAGCAGGCCGAGGGCTACCTGACCCTGATCCGGGAGCTGGAGGAGCGCCTCGCCGAGGTCACCGGCTACGACAAGGTCTCCCTCCAGCCCAACGCCGGTTCGCAGGGCGAGCTCGCGGGCCTGCTCGCGGTGCGCGCGTACCACCGCGCGAACGGCGACACCCGGCGCACCGTCTGCCTGATCCCGTCCTCCGCGCACGGCACCAACGCGGCCAGCGCGGTGATGGCGGGCATGAAGGTCGTCGTCGTGAAGACCGCCGAGGACGGCGAGATCGACGTCGAGGACCTGCGCGCCAAGATCGAGCAGTACCGCGACGAACTGTCGGTGCTGATGATCACCTACCCCTCGACGCACGGCGTCTTCGAGGAGCACGTCGCGGACATCTGCGCCGCGGTGCACGACGCGGGCGGCCAGGTCTACGTGGACGGCGCCAACCTCAACGCGCTGGTCGGCCTCGCCAAGCCCGGTCACTTCGGCGGCGACGTCTCGCATCTCAACCTGCACAAGACGTTCTGCATCCCGCACGGCGGCGGCGGTCCGGGTGTGGGCCCGGTCGGGGTACGGGCGCACCTCGCCCCGTATCTGCCGAACCACCCGCTCCAGCCCGCGGCCGGGCCTCAGACCGGTGTGGGCCCGATCTCCGCCGCTCCCTGGGGCTCGGCGGGCATCCTGCCGATCTCGTGGTCGTACGTCCGGCTCATGGGCGGCGAGGGCCTCAAGCGCGCCACCCAGGTGGCGGTGCTCAGCGCCAACTACATCGCCAAGCGGCTCGAACCGCACTTCCCGGTGCTCTACACCGGCCCGGGCGGCCTGGTGGCGCACGAGTGCATCATCGACCTGCGTCCGCTGACCCAGGCCACGGGCGTGTCCGTGGACGACGTCGCCAAGCGGCTCATCGACTACGGCTTCCACGCGCCGACCATGTCGTTCCCGGTGGCCGGGACTTTGATGATCGAGCCCACCGAGAGCGAGGACCTGGCCGAGCTCGACCGCTTCTGCGAGACGATGATCGCCATCCGCGCGGAGATCGAGAAGGTCGGCACCGGCGCGTGGCCCGCCGAGGACAACCCGCTGCGCAACGCCCCGCACACCGCGGGCACGCTTGCCGGGGACTGGGACCACGCGTACAGCCGCGAGGAGGCGGTCTTCCCGAGCGGTGTCAGCGCCGCGGACAAGTACTGGCCGCCGGTGCGCCGCATCGACCAGGCTTTCGGCGACCGCAACCTGGTGTGCTCCTGCCCGCCGCTGGACGCGTACGAGGACTGA
- a CDS encoding PRC-barrel domain-containing protein translates to MQTDIDPRKLIGRKAFDRTGAKIGTIAEVYLDDATGEPEWAAIRTGLFGRDAFVPLEPSELAEDTLRVPYDRALIKDAPDFGVGRHLSPEQELQLYRHYGLDIAPASPPPPDRDFGRLAGSEEA, encoded by the coding sequence GTGCAGACCGACATCGATCCCCGCAAGCTGATCGGCCGCAAGGCCTTCGACCGCACCGGCGCCAAGATCGGCACCATCGCCGAGGTCTACCTCGACGACGCCACGGGCGAGCCGGAATGGGCTGCCATACGGACGGGTCTGTTCGGCCGGGACGCCTTCGTCCCCCTGGAGCCGAGCGAGCTCGCCGAGGACACGCTGCGCGTCCCCTACGACCGTGCCCTGATCAAGGACGCCCCGGACTTCGGCGTCGGCCGGCACCTCTCCCCCGAGCAGGAACTCCAGCTCTACCGCCACTACGGACTGGACATCGCCCCCGCCTCACCGCCACCGCCGGACCGCGACTTCGGCCGACTCGCGGGCTCCGAAGAGGCCTGA
- a CDS encoding DNA polymerase IV, whose translation MRSAPTILHLDMDAFYASAEQASKPSLRGKAVIVGGLGPRGVVATASYEARVFGVRSAMPMGQARRLAPNAAYLVPRFGLYREVSEQVMRLLRELSPLVEPLSLDEAFVDLETTGAAADAASARVVGERLRADIRAATGLTGSVGLAASKMLAKIASEEAKPDGLVLIEPGTERELLGPMPVRILPGVGPATGDHLRRAGITTVGELAEAGEEELVRLLGKAHGEGLYAMALARDERPVVAERDAKSVSVEDTYDVDIHDRVRVRFEVQRLADRCVHRLREAGRSGRTVVLKVRRYDFSTLTRSETLRGPTDDRTVVREAAARLLESVDTTGGVRLLGVGVTGLADYTQEDLFAQAAGGAEPDPEPGHEPAPQTPQETPAPAEATWHAGHDVRHSEYGHGWVQGSGLGRVTVRFETPGSAPGRVRTFRSDDPDLERAEPLPLVSALPVDPARAGGAQASSEPASRPKSRSGGGGEAGAMSSP comes from the coding sequence GTGAGGTCCGCGCCCACCATCCTGCATCTGGACATGGATGCCTTCTACGCCTCGGCGGAGCAGGCATCCAAGCCGAGCCTGCGCGGGAAAGCGGTGATCGTCGGAGGTCTCGGGCCGCGCGGGGTGGTGGCGACGGCTTCGTACGAGGCGCGGGTCTTCGGTGTCCGCTCGGCGATGCCGATGGGGCAGGCGCGCAGGCTCGCCCCGAACGCGGCGTATCTGGTGCCGCGCTTCGGTCTCTACCGTGAGGTCAGCGAGCAGGTCATGCGCCTGCTGAGGGAGCTGTCGCCGCTCGTGGAGCCGCTGAGCCTGGACGAGGCCTTCGTCGATCTGGAGACCACGGGTGCGGCGGCCGACGCGGCGTCGGCGCGGGTGGTCGGTGAGCGGCTGCGCGCGGACATCAGGGCGGCCACCGGTCTGACCGGGTCGGTGGGGCTCGCCGCGTCCAAGATGCTCGCCAAGATCGCCTCCGAGGAGGCGAAGCCGGACGGTCTCGTGCTCATAGAGCCGGGCACCGAGCGGGAGCTGCTCGGGCCCATGCCGGTGCGCATCCTGCCGGGCGTCGGCCCGGCGACCGGAGACCACCTGCGGCGGGCGGGCATCACCACGGTCGGGGAGCTGGCGGAGGCGGGCGAGGAGGAGCTGGTCCGGCTGCTCGGCAAGGCGCACGGGGAGGGGCTGTACGCGATGGCCCTGGCCCGCGACGAGCGTCCGGTGGTGGCCGAGCGGGACGCCAAGTCGGTCTCGGTGGAGGACACCTACGACGTGGACATCCACGACCGGGTGCGGGTGCGCTTCGAAGTGCAGCGGCTGGCCGACCGCTGTGTGCACCGGCTGCGCGAGGCGGGTCGGTCGGGCCGCACGGTCGTACTGAAGGTGCGCAGGTACGACTTCTCGACGCTCACCCGGTCCGAGACCCTGCGCGGACCCACCGACGACCGGACCGTCGTGCGCGAGGCGGCGGCCCGGCTCCTGGAGTCCGTCGACACCACCGGCGGCGTACGACTCCTCGGCGTCGGGGTCACCGGCCTGGCGGACTACACGCAGGAGGATCTGTTCGCCCAGGCGGCGGGCGGGGCGGAGCCGGATCCGGAGCCGGGGCACGAACCGGCGCCGCAGACGCCCCAGGAGACCCCGGCGCCTGCCGAGGCCACCTGGCACGCGGGTCACGACGTACGGCACAGCGAGTACGGGCACGGGTGGGTGCAGGGCAGCGGCCTCGGCAGGGTCACCGTGCGCTTCGAGACGCCCGGCTCGGCGCCCGGGAGGGTGCGTACGTTCCGCAGCGACGACCCGGACTTGGAGCGGGCGGAGCCGCTGCCCCTGGTGTCGGCGCTGCCGGTCGATCCGGCCCGGGCGGGCGGTGCTCAGGCCTCTTCGGAGCCCGCGAGTCGGCCGAAGTCGCGGTCCGGCGGTGGCGGTGAGGCGGGGGCGATGTCCAGTCCGTAG
- a CDS encoding MerR family transcriptional regulator, giving the protein MRSSGDGTTGGVPGRSLGDGGPYQLQGSRADHDHSPKLAVTASAAEDPGAGDIGYRGPTACAAAGITYRQLDYWARTGLVEPTVRPAHGSGTQRLYSFRDVVVLKIVKRLLDTGVSLQNIRSTIQHLRERGFRDLERMTLMSDGATVYECTSPDEVHDLLQGGQGIFGIAVGVVWRDVESALSQLHGERVDTGETLVPHHPADELARRRNRAV; this is encoded by the coding sequence GTGAGAAGCAGCGGCGACGGTACGACTGGGGGAGTTCCCGGGCGCAGCCTCGGGGACGGTGGTCCGTACCAGCTTCAGGGCAGCAGGGCCGATCACGATCATTCGCCCAAGCTCGCCGTCACGGCGTCGGCGGCCGAGGATCCGGGGGCGGGGGACATCGGATATCGCGGTCCCACCGCCTGCGCCGCCGCGGGCATCACCTACCGTCAGCTCGACTACTGGGCCCGCACCGGCCTGGTGGAACCGACGGTGCGTCCGGCCCACGGTTCCGGTACGCAGCGCCTGTACAGCTTCCGCGACGTCGTCGTACTGAAGATCGTCAAGCGTCTCCTCGACACCGGCGTCTCACTGCAGAACATCCGCAGCACCATCCAGCACCTGCGCGAGCGCGGTTTTCGCGACCTCGAGCGGATGACGCTGATGAGTGACGGCGCGACGGTCTACGAGTGCACCTCGCCCGACGAGGTCCACGATCTGCTCCAGGGCGGCCAGGGGATCTTCGGCATCGCGGTGGGTGTGGTCTGGCGGGACGTCGAGAGCGCGCTGTCCCAGCTGCACGGCGAGCGGGTCGACACCGGCGAGACGCTGGTTCCGCACCACCCGGCCGACGAGCTGGCGCGGCGCCGCAACCGGGCCGTCTGA
- a CDS encoding bifunctional nuclease family protein: MNELDVVGVRVEMPSNQPIVLLREVGGDRYLPIWIGPGEATAIAFAQQGMAPARPLTHDLFKDVLEAVGQELSEVRITDLREGVFYAELVFASGVEVSARPSDAIALALRTGTPIYGSDGVLDDAGIAIPDEQEDEVEKFREFLDQISPEDFGTSNQ; this comes from the coding sequence GTGAACGAGCTCGACGTCGTAGGTGTCCGGGTCGAAATGCCCTCCAACCAGCCGATCGTGCTCCTGCGCGAGGTGGGAGGCGACCGCTACCTCCCCATCTGGATCGGGCCGGGGGAGGCCACCGCCATTGCCTTCGCCCAGCAGGGCATGGCTCCCGCACGCCCGCTCACCCACGACCTGTTCAAGGACGTGCTCGAAGCGGTCGGCCAGGAACTCAGCGAGGTCCGGATCACCGACCTCAGAGAAGGCGTCTTCTACGCGGAGCTCGTCTTCGCCAGCGGCGTCGAGGTCAGCGCCCGCCCGTCCGACGCCATAGCGCTCGCGCTGCGCACCGGTACGCCGATCTACGGCAGCGACGGGGTGCTCGACGACGCCGGTATCGCCATTCCGGACGAGCAGGAGGACGAGGTCGAGAAGTTCCGGGAGTTCCTGGACCAGATCTCGCCCGAGGACTTCGGCACCAGCAATCAGTGA
- a CDS encoding MerR family transcriptional regulator, with protein sequence MVRTPSGGARSGTAATDVRLLSIGSVLSVLREEFPEVTISKIRFLEAEGLVEPQRTPSGYRKFTTDDVERLARVLRLQRDHYLPLKVIRDQLDSPDGEIPDMTGSERAAGDEECGRARLGRAELLAAAGIDEDTLVEWESYGLLTALPEGGYEAEAVTVATLVQELGRAGIEPRHLRVLKAAAEREAGLVDQLVAPLRMQRNPRTRAQAEARAKELAGLTVRLHAVLVQNALGVRLP encoded by the coding sequence ATGGTTCGAACCCCCAGCGGCGGTGCCCGCAGTGGCACCGCCGCGACGGATGTACGGCTGCTGAGCATCGGCAGCGTCCTGAGTGTGCTCCGGGAGGAATTTCCCGAGGTCACGATCTCCAAGATCCGCTTTCTGGAGGCGGAGGGGCTGGTCGAGCCGCAGCGCACGCCGTCCGGGTACCGCAAGTTCACCACCGACGACGTGGAGCGTCTCGCGCGCGTCCTGCGCCTCCAGCGTGACCACTACCTGCCGCTGAAGGTCATCCGCGACCAGCTCGACTCGCCCGACGGTGAGATCCCGGACATGACGGGCTCGGAACGGGCGGCGGGCGACGAGGAGTGCGGGCGCGCAAGGCTGGGCCGTGCCGAGCTGTTGGCCGCGGCGGGCATCGACGAGGACACACTCGTCGAGTGGGAGTCGTACGGCCTGCTCACGGCCCTGCCGGAGGGTGGGTACGAGGCCGAGGCGGTCACTGTGGCCACCCTTGTGCAGGAACTGGGCCGGGCCGGGATCGAGCCGCGCCATCTGCGGGTCCTGAAGGCCGCCGCGGAACGCGAGGCGGGCCTGGTCGACCAGCTCGTGGCGCCGCTGCGGATGCAGCGCAATCCGCGGACCAGGGCGCAGGCCGAGGCGCGCGCCAAGGAGCTCGCCGGGCTCACGGTGAGACTGCACGCGGTCCTGGTGCAGAACGCCCTTGGGGTGCGTCTGCCCTGA
- a CDS encoding FHA domain-containing protein, which yields MHRCEHSGFVLCHGRVCIGQGESPVKLFGKLFGKSARDGGAPATARHRAPRPGDPEAQGDDRPLFRDEVGAPRGDISGGQGASSVDPAGSGPIGFTDPSTSSAGGGYASGPYASQAAAGQPRQEDPSMSPLVCTRCGNRNAEGSRFCSNCGTPLRPGGAGERPSETTSTISISGIESYEPDASGQSQTPSLSQEAQAAVDALPPGSALLIVRRGPNSGSRFLLDGDLTTAGRHPQSDIFLDDVTVSRRHVEFRRQPDGSFGVADVGSLNGTYVNRERIDAVPLSNGDEVQIGKYRLVFYASQRGI from the coding sequence GTGCACCGGTGTGAACATTCAGGGTTCGTCCTGTGCCACGGGCGGGTCTGTATCGGTCAAGGGGAATCGCCCGTGAAGTTGTTTGGCAAGCTGTTCGGCAAGAGCGCGCGTGACGGGGGTGCCCCGGCGACGGCGCGTCATCGCGCACCGCGGCCGGGTGACCCGGAGGCGCAGGGGGACGACCGTCCGCTGTTCCGGGACGAGGTCGGTGCTCCGCGAGGTGATATTTCCGGTGGTCAGGGCGCGTCATCCGTTGACCCTGCCGGTTCCGGCCCCATAGGTTTCACAGATCCGTCAACCTCGAGTGCGGGTGGAGGGTACGCCTCCGGCCCGTATGCGTCGCAGGCAGCCGCGGGGCAACCGCGGCAGGAGGATCCGTCCATGTCGCCCTTGGTGTGTACGAGGTGCGGGAACCGCAACGCGGAAGGCAGCCGCTTCTGCTCCAACTGCGGTACGCCGCTGCGGCCCGGCGGCGCCGGTGAGCGTCCGTCGGAGACCACTTCGACGATCTCCATCTCCGGTATCGAGTCCTACGAGCCGGACGCCTCGGGCCAGTCGCAGACGCCGAGCCTCTCGCAGGAGGCACAGGCGGCCGTCGACGCGCTGCCGCCGGGTTCCGCGCTGCTCATCGTGCGCCGCGGTCCCAACTCCGGCAGCCGCTTCCTGCTCGACGGCGACCTGACCACGGCGGGCCGCCACCCGCAGAGCGACATCTTCCTGGACGACGTCACCGTCTCCCGCCGCCATGTCGAGTTCCGCCGCCAGCCCGACGGCTCCTTCGGTGTGGCGGACGTGGGCAGCCTCAACGGCACGTACGTCAACCGTGAGCGCATCGACGCGGTGCCGCTCTCGAACGGCGACGAGGTGCAGATCGGCAAGTACCGGCTGGTCTTCTACGCAAGCCAGCGGGGCATCTGA